The genomic interval CTAAAATGCCAATTTGTCAATGCAATCTTGTTTTATTAAGTGATCatagttgttaaaaaaaactttggtTGAAGGAAGTTCTTACTATAGGAGAAAGGgctgcatattttcttcatgtttgATGCATATTCAAAGACGTTAGTGACTTTATTTTAGGTGATGTGTATATTTCAGGCTTTAAATGTTTATGCATACAGATATTTTCTTGTTCTGACCAGCTACTCAAATTGCATAGCATTatactgctaaaatctagtatgTTTTGTATTGTGAGGAAAGTAagactttaacccttatcatactgggcatgactgattctgcctttgcgacatgtgtagatcatgatcagcctgcacatccatgcagtgtgatcaagatctgcactgtttgccattcaggcagtatctttttggtaagcacccctactgacagataatggtactgtccttcttgaaagatggacaagttcattatagaaattcagcagggcaTTAGGTTAAAACTACTTTCTTTAACAGATCATTTGACGACTGTGCGAAAGGTGATACATATTTTGTCTCAGTATTTGTAATGAAATTTGTAATTGTTGAAATATTGTTATTCTGTCTGATTATAAAGTGATGTATACAGAACTATGGTGTTTTTTCTCCATTTAAATAGCCAGTATAAAACACAAGATGGTACATTTCAGAGCTCTAGTTCATGTATAGTACAAActggttttcttagaaaatagtcAAAAATTTAATGCAAGATGGCCATGTTCAGGAAATAAAGGTTTTAGAATATGTCATGATTTAATACAGTTtaggggggcctccgtggccgagtggttaaggtcgctgacttcaaatcacttgcccctcatcgatgtgagttcgagcctcactcagggcgttgaattcttcatgtgaggaagccatccagctggcttacggaaggtcggtgcccgctcttgatgatataatgcatggaggggcagctggggtcttcctccaccattaaagctggaaagtcgccatatgacctatcatgtgtcggtgtgacgttaaatccaaaaaaaatttttaaaaaaaataatacagtttAGTAATGACACAATGGCAGTAACACAGTGGTCAAAGCAATAACTCCGCAAACTATGTACTGCCGGCCTTTAATATTGAAGGTTTCGAAAAATTTTACAGACAGTAATGTTGTCCAATGTAATTTGTAAAGGCATTTTGAATTTTAGTTATAGGCTGGCTTAACTGATCCAAAACTAATTTTTTACAAACAGTAATGTTGTCCAATGTAATCTGTAAAGGCATTTTAAATTTTAGTCATAGGTTAGAAATAATGTCACTGGAACTATAAAATTGTGTATaaggaaaagaaaacaagaattttGCAAATACCGGTAGTACCTTGATCTGTTTACTTTATGGTCTGAATATGTCATAAAAATATATTGCAGATTTTATCAAGATACAAATGCTTCACATCACTTGCGATATGGACGTCAGAAATCAGCCAACAATCATTAAAACTAAGAAGCAAACTTAAACCTCTAATGCCATCCGTGAAATTTAAATGGCAGACAACAGGAAgatgcaacatttttataaaagaacGTATGATTTGGCAagttatttgatacaaactgatGATTGGcttttgttaattgttttcttttttacgtGTGGTCAGTCAAAGTATGTTTATACAAAAACAGTTTCTGCATGTCTTGACTTACAATCCTCGAACCTGGCAGGAATATTGCTGTTAGGTAGaggatgaccccttttgattttgactgttagtacaacaagagctgtccgtgaCAGCACCTTGACTTTTGTCAGTGCttgactgaattagagcttttgccagtaaaaactttataccaaaaattctaagttgcaaagaggcataactctgtcaagattaaaatcagagttatggcgaTTGTTTcccctggtgcagactttgatagttgttaataactatgttaagtttcaagtcaaatcgagatatctgactttatcaaaaactttaaccaaaacattctaagttgaaaaggggcataactctgtcaaaattcaaatcaggttatggggattgtttctcctggtgtagacgttgatagtaaataactattttaagtttcaagtcaatagctttgaaaggaacagagatgtttgactttatcaaaaactttaaccaacgccgatgccagggcgagtgcaatagctcaactTTTTCTTCAAGacgtcgagctaaaaactgtttcAACTAAATATAAGGAGAACTCCTTGACCTAATATCCTCAAATTTGGCAGGCAAACTGCCCATGGACAGGGCAAgatccttaatgattttgaggtcagtgagtcttaggtcaaggtcacagtgataaAAATGCATGTTTCAGCTCAATATCTTGAGAATGCCTTGATCTACAATTCTCAGATATGGCTGGCAACATGCTCGTATACAATACATTACCCTTTCAATTTTGAGGCTATAGACTCAAAGACTGTCTTGAGTTGCAGTTACTGTTAGTACAAAAACCATTGCTTCTAAATATTTTGAGAATGGCTTTACCTACAACCCTCAAAATTGGCATCCATGTGATTTGGAGGTCAGTGGTTCAAAGGTTAGGATCAAAATGATGTCTGTCAGTATAAAAAGAACAGCCATCATGGACGCCTCTTGATTTTTAGGCTACTAAAATGTATGCTCACTCGATTATAGGagtgattaaattttaaaaagcacCTGTCTTTTTAATCACCTTTAATATTACTACAAATAAGATTGCATTGATTCAACTTGTGTCTGCATCAACATAGTCAGGTAGTTCATCGGAAGTACTGACAATGTCATTATCCTCATTTTGAAGCGAGTCCACATAATCGGGCAACTCTTCAGTATTTTCACTCTCATCTATATGCTCTTCCACTGATGTTTTCAAGTCTGATCTCTTTGACTTCCTTAACTTTATATTAGGGAAGTATCTTATTTCACCGGTCCAATTCCTGAAATATTCCAAATTTTTCCCATTTATAAGGTCAGGTACTTCTATACCAATTGTATCAAACTCGAGATTTTCTCTTTCCTTTGTAAGTTTAATAGCAGTTTCACGTGCCTGATGCTGTTTGGCCTGCCTGTTTCCCACCGCATTGACAATTCCTATTTGCTCAAGCTCTTCATCAAATCTCTCTAGATACTTGGAGGTGAGTTCTGCCAATTCATGTTTTGTGTACATCGACTTCTGTGAATCAAGATTTGTCTGGTACCATAAAAGTTTCTGTTGAAGTTGTTCTTGCTTGATTGTAGATTCTGCTTTATTTTTCATCAACCTTTGTTCTCGGTTAATCTTCCTTTGAATATATGTAGCATGACGACTGTTTGGATGAACAACCTTCTTGGACTTTCCTGTCACTGTTTTTGGTGCCTTTGGCATTCTTTTATCTCAGCAAAACCTGAAAatagacattttaaaatttaaagatgtTATACAGACTATAAATTTCACAATTTAAtacttacattttgtatattattttatataatttttcttttacttCCATTGCACAACTCTGGTCACCAAAAAAAATCCTAGACACACAACTTAACATTCTAAATAACAATCCTATGATGTTTGATGACTGGGAAAAATCTTTTAATGCACAGCACAAATTCGAACAGACAGAATGATGATCAGATATGCAGATAGATGGCCAATGCAAATCCAAAAGCCCCCTCGAAAATTTTAGAGTTCATAAAAAGCTCATAAAAGACATTGGATCATGGGAAAAGCCATTTATATATCTTTCAGCTTAAAATACATCattgaaatttacttttttaagttgtttaaaaGTAGATTTGAAATATAACTCTTGTTTTAGGACTAATGTAGGACTTTATTATTGTAAAATCTAACTGAAACATAACTGTTACTGAATATGATGCGGAGAATTGTAGTAGATTCTATTGTGTAAGGATAATTTATTGAAAGTGATATTAGATGACAATTTTATACCAGAAATATTAAGCAAATCTGCACTCAACTGGCAATTTTTTGTTCCCAACAAAACTGAATGTGGCACATCTGTGCATAAAAATGCAACTCATAACTGGAGGTGAAAATAAGACATTCACTGCCACTCACGCATCTCATATATGAGACAAAAGTTGCCAGATGTATGcattctcatttttagctcacctgtcacgtagtgacaaggtgagcttttgtgatcacccttcgtccgtcgtcaatctgtgcgtccgtcaacaatttcttgtctgcacgatagcggtttcattcataattttattttaaccaaacttgcacacaacttgtatcaccataagatctcggttcctttcttgaactggccagatcccattatgggttccagagttatgacccctgaaagggccaaaaccagctattttgaccttgtctgcacaatagcagcttcatttatgattttattttaaccaaacttgcacacaacttgtatcaccataagatctcggttcctttcttgaactggccagatcccagtatgggttccagagttatggcccctgaaagggccagaattagctattttgaccttgtctgcacaatagcagctttatttatgatttgattctaaccaaacttgcacacaacttgtatcaccataagatcttggttcctttttgaactggccagattccatcataggttccagagttatggcccctgaaagggccagaattacctattttgaccttgtttgcactatagcaacttcatttatgattttattttaaccaaacttgcacacaacttgtatcaccataagatcttggttcctttttgaactggccagattccatcataggttccagagttatggcccctgaaagggccagaattagctattttgaccttgtctgcactatagcaacttcatttatgattttattttaaccaaacttgcacactacttgtatcaccataagatctcggttcctttcttgaactggcgagattccgttatgggttccagagttatggcccctaatacgcccagaattaactattttgaccttgtctgcacaatagcagcttcatttatgatttgaatttaatcaaacttgcacacaacttgtgtcaccataagatctcggttcctttcttgaaccggctagatcccgtaatggtttccagagttatggcccctgaaagggccaaaattagctattttgaccttgtctgcacaatagcagcttcatttatgatttgatttgaaccaaacttgcacaacacttgtatcaccacaagatcttgcttccgtTCTTGAACTGGAGAGATTCCggcatgggttccagagttatggccccttaaaggtccaaaattggctattttggcttttgcagccatatagagacttcatttatggttttaacttaatacaaacttccaaaatatcttcaacagcaataaatcttggattccatgacaaatcagctccaatcgtaggttccagagttattttatatctgattacctcccctgattgtaatcaaaatggatttatatcagtaagtacttatagtacttatttgaaatttcattattgttattagttggactgagacaatcagggtagataactatggactgattttatgtcaaattacctccctttatatcaaattaaaatgggtatatccccataactaatgaagataccgatctgaaatttcatttatgtcaacagatttatttggcagatccttcttttgttcacttacaatatttatttttttaattacttcccttttacgttactataaatagcttatttttagtaacgtttttattattggccataaggaaaaaccaagaccacttttctgtggtacaacacggatggtacctccaatttttaggtgtatttttctttttggttaaatttcttccctttgttgttcctgtcctttcgacttagatattttttctgaggaccttcttgtcctcaagtgcaatgataacaggtgagcgatatagggccatcatggccctcttgttcaatacAGGATACAAATTTCTGCAATAAATAATTACTAGATTTGTCATAAGTAACATCGACTCTCACAAGTGACACATTTTTCAATGATTTATCACCAAAAAACtgctgcatttattgaaaatgtgactgtatcacggctactaaacgctagcgccgccaccaaattgtggtgataaggaaatgagctatcgacatttccgtggtgcagctatcgcccgattctatttgtaaacacgtgagtaaaatttatattttatcttatgtttttattgatagaacttttttcgaaaatcggagaatgtagttccgtgtaacaacacttttactacaggttggctgttatttcattaaaatattatgcaaattgtggtgtcaggagcttttctcccgaatctgactgtggcacattttcatatcggccagtattcgaacaccattccgatgaataaacacactgtaagaacatacctgcgcatgcaaatggtgcagaaatgataaataatcatatacgcacacaccatgaataatagaatctcgggtgagaagaaatataccaggatttttaaaagtggtggcgctataactctagtgatggcgctatacagtagtggtggcgctgttacgacattcaataatacgaactgctgacgcgtccggaacaaaacaaacacaatattttttctaactgataattttcctgcaaataattatgttattaaagaaagaaaaacacgatcatagtttatttacctttatgaaacattctctatccaagaaaaaaaaaagaacaaaatactcacagacccttgggactcgtgtagtcaaagtaaatatttcctttgtttaaaatgttaatgtagaattatttctaacctttaaatattgtacttaaatacaaacgtaagtgtactttaaattcgggtaaagaaaaatagtagcaatacctttatttcaaacgaagatttgtgtccaggcaataatttgaagatagtgtagaatttatttttatcttaatattctgaaagttacttccctttgtttttatacgtcttttgcatgtcattgtaaacaaaagaccttactttcacaattctttctgaaaagtgaatACAGTatattttcaattccaatcggtTAAATATGATTATCAATAGAGCTTAgttgtacaatctgaatccatatatatgtagattattttatgtatgtattttgttgagtaacgtaattttattatagtgtgggataggttgatatcatcgattattgtagaaatttccgtggattgcagacagacattttcatatattaaaattgaatatattagccactaatcatatacaacagcgccaccactacagTATAGCGCCACAACTTGAGTGATAACGCCACCACTTTcgaaaatagtcgtgttttaactttttactgtgttttttgtaattttttgatgtatgggaatacgtgtaattcatttctacaccatttgcatacgcaggtatgttcttacagtgtgtctagtcatcggaatggtgttcgaatactgaccgatatgaaaatatgccactgtcagattcaggagaaaagctcctggcaccacaatttgcataatattttaatgaaataacagccaacctgtagtaaaagtgttgttacacggaactacattctccgattttcgaaaaaagttctatcaataaaaatataagataaaatataaattttactcacgtgtttacaaatagaatcgggcgatagctgcaccacggaaatgtcgatagctcatttccttatcaccacaatttggtggtggcactagcgtttagtagccgtgtgtATGCAAAGATCTTGGTTTTGCAAAAATTTCTTTCATCTTGGAAACCATTGGGATGCAATAATGACCATTTTCCACttgattttaacatattttgcattatttttattgattttataacTAATTCTAGATATTATTGCTATATTTAGCAATATTGCTAATTGGTTTCTGGGACCTGTACTATAGTATAACAGATTACCTCCTACAGTAATTTCAAAGAAAGTTTCAAACTGACAATGCAATGTTTCTTTTACCCCTGATTTGGGACTGGGGCCAAGGCCTTTACAAATGGGAAAAATACATCATAAACCCTCCAAATTGGAAATTGTTAATGATACATTCTTTCTTATTTAAAGTTTACATTAATATAATTGAAGGAAAAATGGTTCAGTAGTGTGTTAGATTAGCATACTGtcttgtttcaaatgtttaaggaATATCATAGATTCAATCTTGGCtggaaaaatagtaaaaacaaacaaaacctttaggaattttagtttttaaattggGAAAAACTGTGGACACAGATGATCATGTATAGTATTTGCCATAAGGAAGTGTCTAGCggtacagatccgtacctctagaatcttattctacctctagacaagcctgttaggaattttctaggggtacggacctcctttttctaaagatttagggttatttacatcttaaattttattgaaaacgaaataacaaataagacttaaccagagttcacttaaaacttggatctaaatgatTTACTGATACCAGCATTCACCAGATTGTTTAACTTTTccttcaaaacctaaataaccgaggaactccaaatgaatacactgttccatgCCAATTAGTtcgttgtaaaataaactgttgataacagattaatgagtgaatctaactcttgaatgaaatatatctgaaattcagcagaaaaaaaataaatctggCGTAATAATATGCACGGTACctattaaaagtatttattttgttatttaacaagatataatgataatcagcatggaactgattgtttaataatcaattaaccgaaattaagtaaaagaaactgtttgtgaaaacgtcccttgtatctcgtaacagCTACCAAAAATGTgttgaaaacataaataccctaagggttaattatcattaaaaattgttttgtttttttttcacaacatatttaacattttactataAAAAGTGGGAAAAGTGGAACAAACAATAAACACAGGATGGTTTGAACGTTTGTTTACTGAAAATAACCGACGTTTCAACTCTCAAGAGACTTCTTGAGggtacattattttgtttaatctttatattcgAATCcttgtgatttatttggtgttccttgGTTATTTACGTTTcaacagaaaatgtaacaattgggtgaacgttgttatctgtaaaccatttagatccaagtttaaggtgaatactgatgaagtcttatttgttatttcattttcaataaaatttgaaatgtaaatgacccttaatctcttgAAAAATgaaggtccgtacccctagaaaatcCCTAACATTCTTGTCTAGAtggaggtacggatccgtacctctagaatcagattctagaggtacggatcctagtccaactaatttgacgcgatcccaggaaatattgagataattttttcatatgggcaatatccccactcgtgtcaaacactcgaaagaccaaaataattgaagcaatttccgatgaaattttcatcgctgctgacactttacatgctataggtttcaATGCCAATTATTTCACAAATTGGCcaaaaattcaaatgaaacttacatgtatcaaaaggggattcaattcctcattgattcatgtaaaaattatcaaataatatcccaaattacgaattttcttttgattctatgtatgtactgtacacaattAACATTTACCGTGTATGTTATACACGCCAATATgcacaagcgataaaaccaataactttacatgactgtgtactgtgattcatcttccattattttggtccttcaaagttttgacgtttagattgccagtcacaaatataaaaccttcttcttcttcttcttccgttCTTGTACAGGTCCCACTTTGGGGCAACGTCATACAATGGTGTATGTACAAGGTGGTGTGTGCAGCGCCCAATTATTAACAGTGCAGAGTAAAAGCAGATAAAAACGACGTTGCAGCTTAGTGGGATGATGTCCCCAGGGCCCTCTTAAAAGCCTCGATGCTGTCGGCCATGATGACTTCCTTTGGGAGCCGGTTCCATAGTCTGGTGGTGGAGGCGAAGGAGTGAAGGAGGACATCTCTGCCACAAAACGGAGGATAGAGTCTCATGGAGTGGCCACGGGTGTTGATGGAGGTAGGGTGGAAAAAACTCGCTGGTGGTGTTATGTCGACAAGGCCGTGAACGATTCTGTAAGTCATGACCTGCTTGGCATTGTAGCAACGTTTGTGGAGGGGTAGCCAGCCGATATGTAACACCATTTGGCTAGTTCTGCTAGTGGTGCAGTAATCGCCCATCACAAAGCATGCTGCACGGTGCTGGATGGCCTCAAGTTGGTCAATGTTGGTCTATGTGTGAGGGTCCCAAGCAGGGCTGGCGTACTCTAGAATAGGCCTGATGAGGGTCTGGTAACACTGTGCCTTGACTTCCTGTGGGCAGCTCGTCAGGTTCCTTCTGAGAAAGGCAAGGCTGTTGTTTGCCTTCTTGGCTGTTTTGGCGACGTGGGTGTTCATAGAGAGTTGTTCGTCAAGGTACACACCCAGGTATTTGCCTTCTTTCACTACTTAGAGCTCACTGCCATGTATGCAGTAGGCAGCCTTGATAGGGGCTGACCTCCTGGTTATAAC from Mercenaria mercenaria strain notata chromosome 2, MADL_Memer_1, whole genome shotgun sequence carries:
- the LOC123563164 gene encoding translation machinery-associated protein 16-like, translating into MPKAPKTVTGKSKKVVHPNSRHATYIQRKINREQRLMKNKAESTIKQEQLQQKLLWYQTNLDSQKSMYTKHELAELTSKYLERFDEELEQIGIVNAVGNRQAKQHQARETAIKLTKERENLEFDTIGIEVPDLINGKNLEYFRNWTGEIRYFPNIKLRKSKRSDLKTSVEEHIDESENTEELPDYVDSLQNEDNDIVSTSDELPDYVDADTS